The region AAGCCAGTGAGAATGCAAAGGAAAGCGGAACCGGAAGAACTTATTATGAATCCTATTCCGGTGCAGACCGGAATGTGTATGAGGATCCAGGTGACTTCCGCCGTCATATGCATTATATTGACTTAAATAAGTGGTACTGGAAGCTTCTGGGAGTTGGGGTGCTTATCTTATTTTTCTTTTTGATCGCAGGCATTGTTACAGGGATATTCAGTCTTTTGATGCCTATCATGGGCCCCTTGCTATTGGTATTTCTCATTGTCTGGCTTGTAAGAGGACCGAAACGATAAAGTTAAAGATATTTAACAATTTCAGGTAATTATTACAAAAGTGTGACGGCATTTATGACGCAAAAGCGTTATAAATGCCGTTTTTGCTTGACAAATGCAAGCTATAAGTATATAATTCGAAATGTAACATTTATGTAACATTTCAACTGGATTTTGCAGGAATGACAGAAAAATGTAAGAACAGGAGATATAATATGAAGAATAAAATGTGGAAGGCGATGGGGCTTTTAGGGCTTTTGGCAAGCTTAAGCTGGGTTTCCCCTAATGAGGCAAAAGCAGCGGAAATCGCTGTGGAAACCAGCACGACACTTTATGCAAAGTTGGATATGCCTGTATCTGTCAGGGATGCTGCAAATTCAGAAGGAACAGTACTTTCCCAGGCCGGGGAGGGACAAACTTATGAAGTTGTGGAATCTCCCAAGGATGGCTGGATCAAAATAAAGACCCAGGATGGTCAAGGATACATACAAAGCGGATCTGCGACGCTTATTGAGAAAACCCAGGAAAAGGTGGACAAGTCCGTTCTTATGCGACAGCAGATCGTGGATTATGCACTTCAGTTTGTAGGCGGCCGCTATGTCTACGGAGGGGTCAATCCCAAGACAGGAGTGGATTGTTCCGGTTTTACCAGCTATGTGTTAAGAAATGCGGCAGGTGTCAATTTAAGCCACAGTTCGAAATCCCAGTCAAGGGAAGGCCGCAGTGTCAGCTACGAAGAAGCCCGTGCAGGAGATTTGGTATTTTATGGAAAAAACGGGTCCATCAATCATGTGGCACTTTACATGGGAGACGGCAGGGTAGTCCACGCTTCCACAGAAAAGACCGGAATTATCATAACAAACGTCATGTATCGCAAACCTGTGAAATTTGTCAGGGTTTTAAACTAAAATATTTAGAAATTCGTGCAGTTTTAAATAATACTTGACGAAAAGATAAAATAAATGTATAATAACCGTAATGAATTTAATAATTACGTAACATTTGAAAATCAAAAAGTAAAAATAGGAGCAATTTCCCGATGATAAACAATGCATGGAAAACGTTAGGCCTTATGGCTTTTTGCGGCGCAATGATAATTGCAGGTCCTTCAGATGTAAGAGCAGATGTAATTTCAGGTCCAGGACTCAGTTATGGGAACTATATGGTGACTGTTAATGCAGATAACGTAACGATCAGCAAGGATGAAGCTGGTAAGGAAACACTGATGACCGCTTCAAAAGGATCTTCCTTTGAAGTTGTTCAGGATATGGGCGATGGATATGTTAAGGTAAAGATCAATGATACATATGGCTTTTTGCCGGCAGAAGGGAATGCCACCATAACATCTACCGATGAGGAAACACTGGCGGCCCTGGAGGTAAAGACTCAGGCTCAGGCAGCGGTCGATTTCAGACAAGGCATTGTGAATTACGCACTTCAGTTTGTAGGCGGACGTTATGCCTATGGCGGCAGCGATCCGCGCACCGGAGTGGATTGTTCCGGTTTTACCAGATATGTAATGCAGCACGCAGCAGGTCTTACCATTAACCGTTCCTCAGGTGGACAGGCCTCTCAGGGGAAAGCAGTCAGCGCTGACCAGATGCGCCCCGGCGATTTGATTTTTTATGGCAGTGGATCATCCATTAATCATGTTGCCATGTATATCGGCAATGGACAAGTAGTCCATTCTTCAACTTACAGCACAGGTATTAAAACATCTCCATGGAATTATCGGACACCTGTGAAAATCGTCAATGTTCTTGGCGACTAATGAAATAGCGGATTACCGGATTTTGGAAAGGGATATAGGACCTTCGGCATGGGATTGCCGGAGGTCTTTTGTTTTACCGGAAAAAAAACAAAAAGAAACAGACGGACAGGGGAGCCATCCGGCTGTTTCTGAGGGGAGTATAAATAATTAATAAGGATGAGGAAAATAAATTCCTCATTTTAATTATAATATAGTCTTGATAAAAATGCAAAGTTATTTTTAAAATTAAAAATAAAAATAGAAGTATAATCTTTTAAAAATACGCCATAATAAACGATGTAACGTAAAACGCCGACAGGAGGTATTAAATATGTCTAGAAATAATTACAATGATATGGACAATTCCAGAAATTCTCAGAACAACAACCAGAACAACAACCAGAACAACAACCAGAACAACAACCAGAACAACAGCCAGAACAACAATCAGAACAACAATCAGAACAACAATCAGAACAACAACCGCAATTCCAGCAGGGACAGCAGCCGCGATTCCAGCAGGGACAGCAGCCGCGATTCCAGCAGAGATAGCAGCCGTGATTCCAGCAGAGACAGCAGCCGCAACAAGTTTTAATTAGGTCTAAACAAATCAATTAATAAAAAGCGTGGGAAAGAGACAAAGGGGTCCTTTCCCGCGTTTTTTTGTCGGAACGACCTTTTTTTGGACGACTTTCCCATTCCGGGAAATATGGAATATATTATTACTAGAAAGGACAGGTGATAATATGTTCAGGACTATACCGATTTGGGAAGTGGATCATTATATCAATTATTACGACAATATTATGATTATCGATCTCCGCAGTCAGTCGTCCTACAGGCAGTCCCATATTATGGGAGCGGTGAATTTGCCGTATGAAGATATGGATCAATGGATGAGCAGCTTGCCAAAGGATAAACTTTTGATTTTTTATTGTTCCAGGGGCGGACAAAGCATGATGGCCTGCAGAAAATTGGAGCAGGCCGGATACAATGTAGTCAATATTGCCAATGGAATCGCGTATTACAAAGGAAAATATATGGTTCGCGGATAGGTAAATTCATTGACAGAAATACCCCGCTAGCCTTAAAATATACCTATTAACGACTAAAGGAGAAAACAACTTATGAAATATATGATTGCTTCCGACATTCATGGTTCTGCCTATTTTTGCCGGAAGCTGTTAGATGCATATAAAACTTCCGGAGCAGGCAGGCTGATCCTTTTAGGTGATATTCTTTACCATGGTCCAAGAAATGATTTACCAGAGGAATATGCTCCCCAAAAGGTAATTTCCATGTTGAATGCCTATAAAGACCAGATCTACAGTGTGCGGGGAAACTGTGACACAGAAGTGGATCAGATGGT is a window of [Clostridium] saccharolyticum WM1 DNA encoding:
- a CDS encoding C40 family peptidase yields the protein MINNAWKTLGLMAFCGAMIIAGPSDVRADVISGPGLSYGNYMVTVNADNVTISKDEAGKETLMTASKGSSFEVVQDMGDGYVKVKINDTYGFLPAEGNATITSTDEETLAALEVKTQAQAAVDFRQGIVNYALQFVGGRYAYGGSDPRTGVDCSGFTRYVMQHAAGLTINRSSGGQASQGKAVSADQMRPGDLIFYGSGSSINHVAMYIGNGQVVHSSTYSTGIKTSPWNYRTPVKIVNVLGD
- a CDS encoding rhodanese-like domain-containing protein, which produces MFRTIPIWEVDHYINYYDNIMIIDLRSQSSYRQSHIMGAVNLPYEDMDQWMSSLPKDKLLIFYCSRGGQSMMACRKLEQAGYNVVNIANGIAYYKGKYMVRG
- a CDS encoding C40 family peptidase, which codes for MKNKMWKAMGLLGLLASLSWVSPNEAKAAEIAVETSTTLYAKLDMPVSVRDAANSEGTVLSQAGEGQTYEVVESPKDGWIKIKTQDGQGYIQSGSATLIEKTQEKVDKSVLMRQQIVDYALQFVGGRYVYGGVNPKTGVDCSGFTSYVLRNAAGVNLSHSSKSQSREGRSVSYEEARAGDLVFYGKNGSINHVALYMGDGRVVHASTEKTGIIITNVMYRKPVKFVRVLN
- a CDS encoding DUF1700 domain-containing protein; the encoded protein is MSRQEFLQRLREALTGEVTGSVIEENIRYYEEYITTEVRNGSTEEAVIASIGDPRLIARTIFEASENAKESGTGRTYYESYSGADRNVYEDPGDFRRHMHYIDLNKWYWKLLGVGVLILFFFLIAGIVTGIFSLLMPIMGPLLLVFLIVWLVRGPKR